The proteins below come from a single Mytilus edulis chromosome 5, xbMytEdul2.2, whole genome shotgun sequence genomic window:
- the LOC139525283 gene encoding cylicin-2-like — MSNKEGKMPNKEGEMSNKEGEMSNKEGEMSNKEGEMSNKEGEMPNKEGEMSNKEGEMSNKEGEMSNKKGEMSNKEEEMSNKEGEMSNKEGKMSNKIGKMPNKEGEMSNKEGEMSNKEGEMSDKEDEMPNKEGEMSNKEGEMSNKGRGNV, encoded by the coding sequence ATGTCTAATAAGGAAGGGAAAATGCCTAATAAGGAAGGGGAAATGTCAAATAAGGAAGGGGAAATGTCTAATAAGGAAGGGGAAATGTCTAATAAGGAAGGGGAAATGTCTAATAAGGAAGGGGAAATGCCTAATAAGGAAGGAGAAATGTCTAACAAGGAAGGGGAAATGTCTAATAAGGAAGGGGAAATGTCTAATAAGAAAGGGGAAATGTCTAATAAGGAAGAGGAAATGTCTAATAAGGAAGGAGAAATGTCTAATAAGGAAGGGAAAATGTCTAATAAGATAGGGAAAATGCCTAATAAGGAAGGGGAAATGTCTAATAAGGAAGGGGAAATGTCTAATAAGGAAGGGGAAATGTCTGATAAGGAAGATGAAATGCCTAATAAGGAAGGAGAAATGTCTAACAAGGAAGGGGAAATGTCTAATAAGGGAAGGGGAAATGTCTAA